The following proteins come from a genomic window of Mariniflexile sp. TRM1-10:
- a CDS encoding NADP-dependent isocitrate dehydrogenase, with product MSKIIYTKTDEAPALATRSFLPIVKAFVKSSGINIETRDISLAARILAVFPDFLNEDQYVPDDLAILGELAKSPDANIIKLPNISASIPQLKAAIKELQSQGFAIPNYPDEAANDAEKDIKSRYDKIKGSAVNPVLREGNSDRRAPKAVKNYAKKNPHSMGAWSSDSKTHVATMDAGDFFHNEKSVTLPEATNIKIVHTDSHGTATVLKDSFKLLKGEIIDATVLSKTALVSFLEAQIADAKAKNVLFSLHMKGTMMKVSDPIIFGHAVKVFFKNVFEKHAETLEKIGVNVNNGFGNLVEKIQTLPESKRNEIQTDIDAAFKNGPAVAMVNSDKGITNLHVPSDVIIDASMPAMIRTSGQMWNAEGKLQDTKAVIPDSSYAGIYAATIDFCKKNGAFDPTTMGTVPNVGLMAQKAEEYGSHDKTFEITSNGTVSVIDASGNTLLQHNVEAGDIWRMCQTKDAPIQDWVKLAVTRAKASETPAVFWLDENRAHDAELIKKVNTYLKDYDTTGLDLRILSPIDATLFTCERLKEGKDTISVSGNVLRDYLTDLFPILEVGTSAKMLSIVPLMNGGGLFETGAGGSAPKHVEQFINENHLRWDSLGEFLALAVSLEHLSAANNNPKAQVLADTLDEATGKLLDNGKSPSRKAGELDNRGSHFYLALYWAQALANQTKDAALKAEFEPIAKQLAANETAIVNELNQIQGKPVNIGGYYEPNEALVNNAMRPSETFNSILN from the coding sequence ATGTCTAAAATTATTTATACAAAAACTGATGAAGCTCCAGCATTAGCAACCCGTTCTTTTTTACCAATTGTTAAAGCTTTTGTTAAGTCTTCTGGTATTAATATTGAAACTAGAGATATCTCTTTAGCTGCAAGAATTTTAGCCGTTTTTCCGGATTTTTTAAATGAAGACCAATATGTTCCAGACGATTTGGCTATACTTGGTGAATTGGCAAAAAGCCCTGATGCCAACATTATTAAATTACCAAACATTAGTGCTTCAATTCCGCAGTTAAAAGCTGCCATAAAAGAATTACAATCTCAAGGATTTGCAATTCCTAACTATCCAGATGAGGCTGCTAACGATGCAGAAAAAGACATCAAATCACGCTACGATAAAATTAAAGGAAGTGCTGTAAACCCTGTACTTCGTGAAGGTAACTCAGACAGACGGGCGCCAAAAGCAGTAAAGAATTACGCAAAAAAGAACCCACATTCTATGGGTGCATGGAGCAGCGATTCAAAAACACATGTAGCAACTATGGATGCTGGCGATTTTTTCCACAACGAAAAATCGGTAACCTTACCCGAAGCTACTAACATTAAAATTGTACATACAGACAGTCATGGAACTGCTACTGTTTTAAAAGATAGCTTCAAATTATTAAAAGGCGAAATTATTGATGCCACTGTTTTAAGTAAAACAGCATTAGTAAGCTTTTTAGAAGCGCAAATAGCCGATGCAAAAGCCAAAAATGTGTTATTTTCATTACACATGAAAGGCACCATGATGAAAGTGAGCGACCCTATTATTTTTGGACATGCTGTAAAAGTATTTTTCAAAAATGTGTTTGAAAAACATGCCGAAACTTTAGAAAAAATTGGTGTTAACGTAAATAACGGTTTTGGGAATTTAGTTGAAAAAATTCAAACGTTGCCAGAGTCAAAACGCAACGAAATTCAAACAGATATTGATGCAGCATTTAAAAACGGTCCTGCTGTAGCTATGGTAAATAGCGACAAAGGCATTACTAACTTACACGTACCAAGTGATGTAATCATTGATGCTTCTATGCCTGCCATGATACGTACATCTGGACAAATGTGGAATGCCGAAGGCAAACTTCAAGACACCAAAGCGGTTATTCCAGATAGTAGTTATGCAGGTATTTATGCTGCTACCATCGATTTTTGCAAAAAGAATGGTGCTTTTGATCCAACAACTATGGGCACCGTACCAAACGTTGGGTTAATGGCTCAAAAAGCAGAGGAATATGGTTCACATGACAAAACATTCGAAATAACATCAAACGGAACTGTAAGTGTTATTGATGCTTCTGGAAATACGTTGTTACAACATAACGTAGAAGCTGGAGATATCTGGAGAATGTGTCAAACAAAAGATGCACCTATTCAAGATTGGGTGAAATTAGCCGTTACACGTGCTAAAGCATCCGAAACTCCTGCTGTTTTCTGGTTGGATGAAAACAGAGCACATGATGCTGAGCTAATCAAAAAAGTAAACACTTACTTAAAAGATTATGATACAACGGGCTTAGATTTAAGAATCTTATCTCCTATAGACGCAACATTATTTACTTGCGAAAGACTTAAAGAAGGAAAAGATACTATTTCAGTTTCTGGAAACGTTTTACGTGATTATTTAACCGATTTATTCCCGATTTTAGAAGTTGGTACCAGTGCAAAAATGTTATCAATCGTTCCTTTAATGAATGGCGGAGGCTTGTTTGAAACTGGTGCTGGTGGTTCAGCACCAAAACATGTTGAGCAATTTATTAATGAAAACCATTTACGTTGGGATTCTTTAGGTGAATTTTTAGCATTAGCTGTTTCTTTAGAACATTTATCAGCAGCAAACAACAACCCTAAAGCTCAAGTTTTAGCCGATACTTTAGACGAAGCTACAGGCAAATTACTTGATAACGGAAAATCGCCTTCTCGTAAAGCAGGTGAATTAGACAATAGAGGAAGTCATTTTTATTTAGCATTGTATTGGGCGCAAGCCTTAGCAAACCAAACAAAAGACGCCGCTCTAAAGGCAGAATTTGAACCAATAGCTAAACAATTGGCTGCAAATGAAACAGCTATTGTAAATGAGCTTAACCAAATTCAAGGAAAACCAGTAAATATTGGTGGTTATTACGAACCAAATGAAGCTTTAGTTAATAATGCGATGCGACCAAGCGAAACGTTCAATAGCATCTTAAATTAA
- a CDS encoding TonB-dependent receptor, producing MKNIIICFLFIFCFSNIPTIAQDKFTLKGIVSEEKNNETLIGVSIIFPELKTGTTTNEYGFYSITLPKGTYKIIISYLGFTTISETITLSENLTKNFNLTDSLETLNEIVLTENIEKVNIQAPQMSVNRLTASSIKEIPVVLGEADIIKAITLLPGVTSAGEGASGFNVRGGSVDQNLILLDEATIFNSSHLFGFFSVFNPDAIKDLKLYKGGIPARYGGRVSSVLDIYQKEGNSNAFHANGGVGLVSSRLLIEGPLKKDEGSFLFGGRSSYAHLFLPLFDVDNSAYFYDLNTKLSYKLNNRNSIYLSGYFGRDVFRISETFDNTYGNTVLNFRWNHLLSNKLFSNVSLIYSDYYYSLKLSFVEFDWVSGIKNFNLKYDFKHYISDKFKLQYGLNSIYYKFNPGDINPTSETSGINPFKLIDKFALENAIYLDAEQKVSDKLALSYGFRLSSFLRLGQDELNLYENNEAVVFNEDFQIYEKAEPIGTESFKRNDIISSFFNIEPRVSLAYQINSSNSIKASYNKMSQYLHLLSNTSSPTPLDIWTPSGKYVKPQLLNQFAIGYFKNLKNNRYSLELESFYKTVKNRIDYIDGADLIANNAIEQVVLNGEAKAYGLEFLLKKNEGKFKGWLAYTLSKSKQQTKGRTPSETGINNGEWYNTPYDKTHDISFTGSYGLNKKIKINSNFLFQTGQPSTFPNGQYTYNGVTIPNYNSRNSDRLPAYHRLDASVTYNPKPEKTKGWQSYWVFGIYNIYNRKNAASISFGQNDDTKVNEAYRLSIFGIVPSISYNFKF from the coding sequence ATGAAAAACATAATTATATGTTTTCTTTTTATATTTTGTTTCAGCAATATACCTACAATCGCTCAAGATAAATTCACTCTCAAAGGAATTGTTTCTGAAGAGAAAAACAACGAGACCCTTATAGGTGTTAGTATTATTTTCCCTGAATTAAAAACAGGCACTACAACCAATGAGTATGGTTTTTACTCTATAACGTTGCCAAAAGGCACTTATAAAATTATAATTAGTTACTTAGGTTTTACCACAATAAGCGAAACCATCACACTATCTGAAAACCTTACCAAAAATTTCAACTTAACGGATTCGTTGGAAACTTTAAACGAAATTGTTCTAACAGAGAACATTGAAAAAGTAAATATTCAAGCGCCGCAAATGAGTGTAAACCGCTTAACGGCAAGCAGTATAAAAGAAATACCTGTCGTGTTGGGAGAAGCAGATATTATTAAAGCCATTACGTTATTACCAGGAGTAACAAGTGCTGGTGAAGGTGCTTCGGGGTTTAATGTTCGTGGTGGATCGGTAGACCAAAATTTAATTCTTTTAGACGAAGCTACTATTTTTAACTCATCACATTTGTTTGGATTCTTTTCGGTTTTCAACCCAGATGCCATCAAAGATTTAAAACTATATAAAGGTGGTATCCCAGCAAGATACGGTGGTAGGGTTTCCTCTGTTTTGGATATTTATCAAAAAGAAGGAAACAGCAATGCTTTTCATGCCAATGGAGGTGTTGGCTTAGTATCTAGCAGATTGCTTATTGAAGGCCCGTTAAAAAAAGATGAAGGTTCATTCCTTTTTGGAGGTAGGTCCAGTTATGCACATCTATTTTTACCACTTTTTGATGTTGATAATAGTGCTTATTTCTACGATTTAAACACCAAGTTAAGCTACAAACTAAATAACAGAAATAGCATATATCTTTCTGGGTATTTTGGACGCGATGTGTTCAGAATTAGTGAAACTTTCGATAATACTTACGGAAACACGGTTTTAAATTTTAGATGGAATCACTTGCTTTCCAACAAACTGTTTTCAAATGTATCACTTATTTATTCTGATTATTATTACAGTCTAAAATTAAGTTTTGTTGAATTTGATTGGGTATCGGGCATTAAAAATTTCAACTTAAAATACGACTTTAAACATTATATATCCGATAAATTCAAGTTACAATACGGTCTAAACAGTATTTATTATAAGTTTAATCCTGGAGATATCAACCCTACATCTGAAACTTCAGGCATAAATCCTTTTAAACTCATTGATAAGTTTGCTCTTGAAAACGCCATTTATTTGGATGCTGAACAAAAAGTGTCTGATAAATTAGCATTGTCTTATGGATTTCGGTTGAGTTCTTTTCTTAGATTAGGTCAAGATGAATTAAATCTATATGAAAATAATGAAGCCGTAGTTTTCAACGAAGATTTTCAAATTTATGAAAAAGCAGAACCAATAGGCACGGAGTCTTTCAAGCGAAATGACATTATTTCAAGCTTTTTCAATATAGAACCACGTGTGTCCTTGGCATACCAAATTAATTCGAGTAATTCTATAAAAGCGAGTTATAACAAAATGAGTCAATATTTGCATTTGTTATCAAATACAAGTTCGCCTACACCGTTAGATATTTGGACACCAAGTGGTAAATACGTTAAACCTCAATTACTCAATCAATTTGCTATAGGATATTTTAAGAATTTAAAAAACAATAGATATTCTTTAGAACTTGAAAGTTTCTACAAAACCGTGAAAAATAGAATAGATTATATAGACGGTGCCGATTTAATAGCTAATAATGCCATAGAACAGGTTGTTTTAAATGGTGAAGCAAAAGCTTATGGCTTAGAGTTCCTTTTAAAGAAAAACGAAGGCAAATTTAAAGGTTGGTTAGCCTATACCCTATCAAAGTCCAAGCAGCAGACAAAAGGTAGAACCCCCTCAGAGACAGGCATTAATAATGGTGAATGGTATAACACACCATACGACAAAACACACGATATATCATTTACAGGTAGTTACGGTTTAAATAAAAAAATAAAGATTAACTCCAATTTTTTATTTCAAACGGGGCAACCAAGTACGTTCCCAAACGGACAATATACATACAATGGCGTAACCATTCCCAATTATAATAGTAGAAATTCCGATAGATTACCGGCATATCATAGATTGGATGCTTCGGTAACTTACAACCCGAAACCCGAAAAAACCAAAGGTTGGCAATCTTATTGGGTTTTTGGTATTTATAATATTTACAATCGGAAAAATGCCGCTTCCATATCGTTTGGACAAAATGACGACACCAAAGTAAACGAAGCCTATAGATTATCTATTTTTGGTATTGTACCATCTATATCGTATAATTTTAAGTTTTAA
- a CDS encoding DUF4249 family protein, with the protein MKKIIYIVCCLFLISCEDVIELNLNTAEPRLVIDASLTWFKDTTGNNQLIKLTQTGPYYSTAVIPATGASVTVTDTNNNIFNFIEENDTGIYKNQSFIPVINGVYNLKIVYENDIYTASETLMPVASIDKVEQKNNAGFSGNETEIKAFYTDPKNIENYYFFEFINSNLNRASLDVYDDEFTDGNQIFAFYSNENLKTGNELIIQSHGISQRFYEYMTILLQQSKDESDGPFEVQPATLRGNCVNQTNPSNYPLGYFRVSEVSIYNYKVK; encoded by the coding sequence ATGAAAAAAATAATATATATAGTATGCTGTCTCTTTTTAATATCATGTGAAGATGTTATTGAATTAAATTTAAACACCGCAGAACCAAGGCTTGTTATAGATGCCTCATTAACTTGGTTTAAGGATACAACCGGAAACAACCAACTCATTAAACTAACACAAACAGGTCCCTATTACAGCACTGCCGTTATACCGGCAACAGGCGCTTCGGTAACTGTAACCGACACGAACAATAACATTTTTAATTTCATTGAAGAAAACGATACCGGCATCTATAAAAATCAATCGTTTATTCCAGTAATTAATGGGGTTTATAATCTTAAAATTGTTTATGAAAATGACATTTATACCGCTTCAGAAACCTTAATGCCTGTTGCTTCAATCGATAAAGTAGAACAAAAAAACAATGCAGGCTTTTCAGGTAATGAAACCGAAATAAAAGCTTTTTATACAGACCCAAAAAACATTGAAAACTATTATTTTTTTGAATTCATCAATTCCAATTTAAATAGAGCAAGTCTCGATGTATATGATGATGAATTTACGGATGGAAATCAAATTTTCGCATTTTATAGTAATGAAAATCTTAAAACTGGAAATGAACTCATCATACAAAGTCATGGTATCTCTCAACGTTTTTACGAGTATATGACTATTTTATTGCAACAAAGTAAAGACGAATCGGATGGCCCTTTCGAAGTTCAACCAGCAACATTAAGAGGTAATTGTGTAAATCAAACCAACCCAAGCAACTACCCTTTAGGTTATTTTAGAGTGTCGGAAGTTTCTATTTACAACTACAAAGTAAAATAG
- a CDS encoding TolC family protein has protein sequence MKKTLLVLILVFPCLTFSQSKKITLSEAINLAQKQSPDYKTTLNRNQSNYWRFRNYKASFLPQLRFNATLPEYNKAVRRITNDAGQDVFVNQDQLLLEGGLSIAQNIPYTGGTLSLNSNLERIELFGLDDNIGYSVVPFSIRYFQNSLFYNPFKWDKKIEPLIYEESRRDFIEKMEDISVTTCQRYFQLLKAQMQLEIAKVNLSNQDTLYQISQGRFKIGKIAENELLQVELTLLNSRNIVTTNTIELKRTSQNLARYLELETENIQLDVPDKLPLFEVDIDKALEEAQSNRKTVIEFRRKRLEAEKELAFQKGNNRVRLGVAANFGISQNGDDFDNLFNNFNKQQNVSVSLSIPVFDWGVSKSRRKMAEADLDLTNNNIDQEKQAFEQEIYLHVLNWSNQRDFLATAEKAKEIAIRRYDISQKRYVLDKITITDLNIALQEKDKAVLQYLNSLEKFWQDYYILRQLTLYDFINDKKLEVDTILFD, from the coding sequence ATGAAAAAAACATTGCTAGTATTAATCTTAGTTTTCCCTTGTTTAACTTTTTCACAATCAAAAAAAATAACCTTAAGCGAAGCCATTAATTTAGCCCAAAAACAATCACCAGATTATAAAACAACCTTAAACAGAAACCAGTCCAACTACTGGCGCTTTAGAAATTACAAGGCAAGTTTTCTACCTCAATTAAGATTTAATGCTACTTTACCCGAATACAATAAAGCGGTACGTAGAATAACAAATGATGCTGGTCAAGATGTTTTTGTAAATCAAGATCAATTACTTTTAGAAGGCGGACTATCTATAGCACAAAACATTCCATACACTGGCGGTACACTTTCATTAAATTCTAATTTAGAACGTATTGAACTTTTTGGACTTGATGATAATATCGGTTATTCAGTGGTTCCCTTTTCCATAAGGTATTTTCAAAACTCTTTATTTTATAACCCTTTTAAATGGGATAAAAAAATCGAACCTTTAATTTATGAAGAATCGAGAAGGGATTTTATTGAAAAAATGGAAGATATTTCAGTAACAACCTGCCAAAGGTATTTTCAATTACTTAAAGCTCAAATGCAGCTGGAGATAGCTAAAGTAAATTTATCAAACCAAGATACACTTTATCAAATTTCACAAGGGCGCTTCAAAATTGGAAAAATTGCAGAGAATGAATTGCTACAAGTAGAATTAACTTTATTAAATTCTAGAAATATTGTGACTACCAATACTATTGAACTAAAAAGAACTTCTCAAAATTTGGCGAGATATTTAGAGTTGGAAACAGAAAACATACAATTGGATGTTCCTGATAAATTACCTCTTTTTGAAGTAGATATTGATAAAGCTTTGGAAGAAGCACAATCAAACAGAAAAACGGTTATAGAGTTTAGAAGAAAGCGGTTAGAAGCAGAAAAAGAATTGGCTTTTCAGAAAGGCAACAATCGGGTAAGGTTAGGTGTTGCGGCTAATTTTGGAATTTCACAAAATGGCGATGACTTTGATAATCTTTTTAACAACTTTAATAAGCAACAAAATGTTTCTGTTTCTTTGAGTATCCCTGTTTTTGATTGGGGAGTTTCTAAATCAAGACGTAAAATGGCAGAAGCCGATCTAGACCTAACTAACAATAATATAGACCAAGAAAAACAGGCTTTTGAACAAGAAATTTATTTGCACGTTCTTAATTGGTCTAATCAAAGAGACTTTTTAGCTACAGCAGAAAAAGCAAAAGAAATAGCCATAAGGCGTTATGATATCTCACAAAAAAGATATGTTTTAGACAAAATAACCATAACAGATTTAAATATTGCTTTACAAGAAAAAGATAAAGCCGTTCTACAATATTTAAATTCCCTCGAGAAATTTTGGCAAGATTATTACATTCTAAGACAGTTAACCCTTTATGATTTTATAAATGATAAAAAATTAGAAGTTGACACCATTCTTTTTGACTAA
- a CDS encoding efflux RND transporter periplasmic adaptor subunit, whose protein sequence is MNKKRLALIISGIVILITIYSFFGATDEEDILLTTKIVRGTYLNEVIISGEAQSTSSKEINGPIGARRFNIYQLKIQDLVAEGTIVKKGGYIGKIDASEVNSKINDARLSLEGAESRYTLQQLDTTLALKQERTTIKDLLFNIEENQLELKRSIYEPPATIRQLEIKIEKFERELKEKREDYSIKKRQSNAKMIQVGTEVSKIKKQIEELIDLQKEFTVYSEDDGMVTYVKDWNGNKKKVGSTISPWEPAMASLPDLTKMESKTYSNEVDIRKIKKGLKVKIGFDAFPDIEIDGVVTDVANVGENKRGSDIKLFQVLIKLNSTNKNIRPGMTTSNRILTHQEDNVLMAPLEAIFSKDSISYTYVKSGYSIEKRQVELGLANNEVVIIKKGLKENDVVYLNAPENMEEKSIKLLK, encoded by the coding sequence ATGAATAAAAAAAGGTTAGCCTTAATTATTAGCGGAATCGTTATTTTAATTACTATTTATTCCTTTTTCGGAGCTACGGATGAAGAAGACATTTTATTAACAACAAAAATTGTAAGAGGTACTTATTTAAATGAAGTAATCATTTCTGGGGAAGCACAATCTACAAGTTCAAAAGAAATTAACGGGCCTATTGGAGCGAGACGTTTCAACATCTACCAATTAAAAATACAAGATTTAGTAGCTGAAGGCACTATAGTAAAAAAAGGCGGCTATATTGGTAAAATTGACGCTTCAGAAGTAAATAGTAAAATTAATGATGCCCGATTAAGTTTAGAGGGTGCCGAATCTAGATATACATTACAGCAACTTGATACAACTCTTGCCCTAAAACAAGAACGAACAACTATAAAAGACCTTCTATTTAATATTGAAGAAAATCAATTGGAACTAAAACGTTCCATCTATGAACCGCCTGCAACGATCCGGCAACTAGAGATTAAAATTGAAAAATTTGAACGCGAACTAAAAGAGAAAAGAGAAGACTATTCCATTAAAAAAAGACAATCAAATGCTAAAATGATTCAAGTCGGCACCGAAGTATCCAAAATAAAAAAACAAATTGAAGAGTTGATTGATTTACAAAAGGAATTTACTGTGTATTCTGAAGATGATGGGATGGTTACTTATGTTAAAGACTGGAATGGCAATAAAAAGAAAGTCGGATCTACCATATCACCTTGGGAACCTGCCATGGCTAGCTTGCCAGATTTAACAAAAATGGAATCTAAAACCTACAGCAACGAGGTTGATATACGAAAAATAAAAAAAGGGCTAAAAGTAAAAATTGGTTTTGATGCTTTTCCTGATATAGAAATAGATGGCGTTGTAACAGATGTAGCAAATGTAGGTGAAAACAAAAGAGGATCTGATATTAAACTTTTTCAAGTATTAATTAAACTCAATTCAACAAATAAAAATATTAGACCAGGCATGACAACGTCCAATAGGATTTTAACACATCAAGAAGACAATGTATTAATGGCGCCATTGGAGGCTATTTTTTCAAAAGATTCTATAAGTTACACCTATGTAAAGTCTGGTTATTCCATTGAAAAAAGACAGGTAGAATTAGGTTTAGCCAATAATGAAGTCGTAATTATTAAAAAAGGATTGAAAGAAAATGATGTTGTTTACTTAAATGCGCCCGAAAATATGGAAGAAAAAAGTATAAAACTATTAAAGTAA
- the rplS gene encoding 50S ribosomal protein L19, translating into MESLVKFVQDEFVAKKDFPEFGAGDTITVYYEIREGEKVRTQFFRGVVIQRRGSGSSETFTIRKMSGTIGVERIFPVNLPALQKIEVNKRGKVRRARIYYFRGLTGKKARIKERRR; encoded by the coding sequence ATGGAATCTTTAGTAAAGTTTGTACAAGACGAATTTGTAGCAAAAAAAGACTTTCCAGAGTTTGGAGCTGGAGACACAATTACTGTATACTATGAAATTAGAGAGGGCGAAAAAGTACGTACCCAGTTTTTTAGAGGTGTAGTAATTCAAAGAAGAGGATCTGGTTCATCAGAAACTTTTACCATTAGAAAAATGTCTGGTACTATTGGTGTGGAGCGTATTTTCCCTGTTAATTTACCTGCATTGCAAAAAATTGAAGTTAATAAACGCGGTAAAGTGCGTAGAGCTAGAATCTACTACTTTAGAGGTCTTACTGGTAAAAAAGCCAGAATTAAAGAACGTAGACGTTAA
- a CDS encoding ABC transporter permease: MIDKILLEKLKSNFNEAYWFIKTNKVRTFLTALGIIFGVASVITMLAIGNGAEKEILSQLELVGVNNIVVTPLPDLEDETESDSEEETTNNESKKFSKGLDILDALSITKTIPSVKVVSPEIILDTYVINDGKQNSVKLIGVSPAFFDVSNIHIEKGNIFTNYQINNALPVCIIGKKVEKKLFTGESALGKQIKVKDVWLQVIGVIEEKLISDKAQEDLGIRDLNQDIYIPIKTFLVRYRDRKIITDNLDVRSNNQNGPKERIARGNYHQIDKLTIQVFNSNELKATAEVLSKLLKRKHNDVLDFEISIPIQLLKQQQKTKQIFNIVLSIIAGISLLIGGIGIMNIMLASVLERTKEIGIIRAIGATEEDVILQFLSESVLISVGGGIIGIIVGIIGAYVIEIVSGIETVLSLNSILLSFFIAVIVGLVFGIFPAKAAANKKPIQALRSE; this comes from the coding sequence ATGATAGACAAAATACTTTTAGAAAAACTGAAATCCAATTTTAATGAAGCATACTGGTTTATTAAAACAAATAAAGTAAGAACATTTTTAACTGCTTTAGGTATTATTTTTGGAGTAGCATCGGTAATAACCATGCTTGCCATTGGAAATGGTGCCGAAAAGGAAATTTTATCGCAACTTGAATTGGTCGGAGTCAATAATATCGTTGTAACACCTTTACCAGATCTTGAAGATGAAACTGAAAGCGACAGTGAAGAGGAAACTACAAATAACGAGTCTAAAAAGTTTTCTAAAGGTTTAGATATATTAGATGCCTTAAGTATTACCAAAACAATACCAAGTGTAAAAGTTGTAAGTCCCGAAATAATTCTTGATACGTACGTTATAAATGATGGAAAACAAAATTCCGTAAAGCTGATAGGTGTTTCACCTGCATTTTTTGATGTCTCGAATATTCATATCGAAAAAGGTAATATCTTCACAAATTATCAAATTAACAACGCGCTGCCGGTATGTATTATTGGCAAAAAAGTAGAGAAAAAATTATTTACTGGTGAAAGTGCTTTAGGTAAACAAATTAAAGTGAAAGATGTTTGGTTACAAGTTATTGGCGTTATTGAAGAAAAATTAATTTCCGATAAAGCCCAAGAAGATTTAGGCATTAGAGATTTAAACCAAGACATTTACATTCCCATAAAAACATTTTTAGTACGCTACAGAGACAGAAAAATAATTACCGACAACTTAGATGTAAGAAGTAACAATCAAAACGGTCCTAAAGAGCGAATAGCTAGAGGTAATTACCATCAAATAGATAAACTAACCATCCAGGTTTTCAACTCAAACGAATTAAAAGCGACTGCAGAGGTTTTAAGTAAACTGCTTAAACGAAAACATAATGATGTATTGGATTTTGAAATTTCAATCCCCATTCAACTGCTTAAACAACAACAAAAAACAAAGCAAATATTCAATATTGTATTAAGTATTATCGCTGGCATTTCTTTACTTATTGGAGGCATTGGCATTATGAATATTATGCTAGCATCGGTATTGGAAAGAACCAAAGAAATAGGCATAATTCGTGCCATAGGTGCTACAGAAGAAGACGTGATTTTACAATTTTTATCAGAATCGGTATTAATTAGTGTTGGTGGTGGCATTATAGGAATAATTGTTGGAATAATTGGTGCCTATGTTATTGAAATAGTTTCTGGTATAGAAACCGTACTCTCTCTAAATTCCATATTGCTTTCCTTTTTCATTGCAGTTATAGTAGGACTCGTCTTTGGAATATTTCCTGCCAAAGCTGCTGCCAATAAAAAACCCATTCAGGCACTTAGATCCGAATGA
- the trmD gene encoding tRNA (guanosine(37)-N1)-methyltransferase TrmD: MRIDIITVLPELLKSPFEASILKRAIEANLVEVHFHNLRDYTTDRYKSIDDTQFGGGAGMVMMVEPIDKCISALKAQRHYDEVIYMTPDGETLKQGIANHLSLKENIIILCGHYKGVDQRVRDHFITREISIGDYVLSGGELAAAVLCDTIIRLIPGVLGNETSALTDSFQDNLLAPPIYTKPREYKGWKVPELLFSGNFPEIEKWREEQAYLRTKERRPDLLED; encoded by the coding sequence ATGCGCATCGATATCATTACCGTTTTACCCGAATTACTTAAAAGTCCGTTTGAAGCCTCCATTTTAAAACGCGCTATTGAAGCCAATTTGGTGGAGGTTCATTTCCACAATTTACGAGATTATACTACCGACAGGTATAAATCAATTGACGATACCCAATTTGGCGGTGGCGCTGGCATGGTTATGATGGTAGAGCCTATAGACAAATGTATTTCGGCATTAAAAGCACAACGCCATTACGACGAAGTTATTTATATGACACCCGATGGTGAAACCTTAAAACAAGGTATTGCCAACCACTTATCGTTAAAAGAAAACATCATTATTTTATGCGGACATTATAAAGGCGTTGACCAACGTGTACGCGACCATTTTATAACCCGTGAAATTTCTATTGGCGACTACGTTTTGTCTGGCGGCGAATTAGCTGCTGCTGTACTTTGTGATACTATTATTAGATTAATACCTGGTGTTTTGGGCAATGAAACCTCTGCACTAACCGATTCGTTTCAAGATAATTTACTAGCACCCCCTATTTACACCAAACCCCGGGAATATAAAGGTTGGAAAGTACCTGAATTATTATTTAGTGGCAACTTCCCTGAAATTGAAAAATGGCGTGAAGAGCAAGCCTATTTGAGAACAAAAGAACGTAGACCCGATTTATTAGAAGATTAA